The following proteins come from a genomic window of Mesorhizobium sp. 131-2-1:
- a CDS encoding uracil-DNA glycosylase family protein, with translation MEVAATSPDLRRPETRDRSEESQLDALLSSIRACRACAGEFSHEPRPVVQVTSETRLLICGQAPGRRVHECGLPFDDPSGDRLREWLGLDRSVFYGDSRIGVAPMAFCFPGTNPKGGDYPPPSRCAALWRRSLLACLPRVELTLLVGGYAQRWALQHASGRSMTATVAAWRTYGPAVIPLPHPSWRSTVWLRRNPWFENELAPHLRTRVAAILGDAAAPHQSTS, from the coding sequence ATGGAGGTTGCTGCAACTAGCCCCGACCTGCGGCGGCCCGAAACACGCGATAGGTCGGAAGAGTCGCAACTTGACGCGTTGCTTTCGAGCATTCGTGCCTGTCGCGCCTGTGCTGGGGAATTCAGCCATGAACCGCGCCCGGTGGTGCAGGTAACCTCCGAAACCCGGCTCTTGATCTGCGGCCAAGCGCCAGGACGACGGGTGCATGAGTGCGGATTGCCGTTCGACGACCCCTCAGGTGACCGCTTGCGCGAGTGGCTTGGGCTGGATCGCAGTGTCTTCTATGGGGACTCGCGAATTGGCGTGGCCCCGATGGCGTTCTGCTTTCCTGGGACCAATCCCAAAGGGGGCGACTACCCGCCACCGTCCCGGTGTGCCGCGCTCTGGCGACGCTCGCTTCTAGCGTGCTTGCCGAGAGTGGAACTGACGCTCCTGGTCGGCGGTTACGCTCAACGATGGGCGTTGCAGCACGCCTCGGGGAGGTCGATGACCGCGACCGTCGCCGCATGGCGCACCTATGGTCCGGCAGTCATCCCGCTGCCCCATCCCTCGTGGCGCAGTACAGTCTGGCTGCGTCGCAACCCGTGGTTCGAGAACGAATTGGCGCCTCATCTGCGCACCCGAGTTGCTGCCATCCTCGGCGACGCGGCTGCCCCTCATCAGTCGACGTCATGA
- a CDS encoding DUF2945 domain-containing protein, with the protein MTKRFEVGDRVSWNSEAGRVHGTIIEIHTQDIDYKGHTHHASPQSPQYEIKSSKTDHVALHRGQVLTRLSD; encoded by the coding sequence ATGACGAAACGGTTTGAGGTCGGGGATCGGGTGAGCTGGAACTCGGAGGCAGGTCGCGTCCACGGAACGATCATTGAGATTCATACCCAAGACATTGACTATAAGGGCCACACGCATCACGCGAGCCCGCAGTCTCCTCAATACGAGATCAAGAGCAGCAAGACCGACCACGTGGCCCTGCACCGCGGCCAGGTGCTAACCCGATTGAGCGACTGA
- a CDS encoding NAD-dependent epimerase/dehydratase family protein — MPVLSNFARPASDTRPVVLITGGTGNLGRSIGQALERDYRIVGLDRGSHDADFPVFKADITSDASVELALHKFRDMFGSRIASVIHLIAFFDFSGEDDPRYQSVNVEGTRRLLRSLQKFDVEQFVYASTMLVHAPGSPGERIDEGQPIDPRWAYPKSKAAAEEVVRADHGHIPYVILRLAGVYDERTMVPTMAQQMARIYEHDLQSYFYSGSTLVGQAMLHREDMVDAFQRTVERRTELPPETEILIGEPDAIGYDALQDELGYHLHGQDDWPTLRLPKFFAAAGAWMQGKLEPAIPDVIDQGEEPFIKPFMVGMADDHYALDIGRARDLLGWEPRHRLTDELPRLVATLKADPAGWYKANRVTPPAWFGEAAGVGKNAEILRKARKAQVKAEHSANRWAHFVNIGLGTWLLTQPSLIDVSEPLLRWSEPALGVALIVCATMALSWRAQWARWLCAGIGALVMAVPFLFSTMNAAAYLSDTLVGALVFGFAVCTKPEPGPSAVAALTGPEVPPRWSYNPSAWTQRLPIIVLALIGLYVSRYLAGYQLGHISGVWDPFFAGSSTDPQNGTEEIITSSVSKAWPVSDAAVGGYTYLLEILTGIVGSRMRWRTMPWLVVLFGLMIAPLGITSIAFIIIQPIVIGTWSTIALVGAAAVLLQIPYSLDELLATLQFVRRRTKAGRNWLRVLLFGDTDEMLESGTAQPVKDEFDRSPGIVLKSMVGGGVSLPWNLALSALIGLSLLLTRLTLGAEGDMANADHVIGALILTVISVAAAEVARPARYLNVLLGGALFITPFVYEGSLVGKLASIAAGTALIVLSVRCGPIRERYGHWNPY; from the coding sequence ATGCCAGTACTCTCCAACTTTGCAAGGCCAGCCTCAGATACACGGCCCGTTGTTCTCATCACTGGCGGAACCGGTAACCTTGGACGCTCGATCGGTCAGGCGCTTGAGCGAGATTATCGTATCGTTGGACTCGATCGAGGGTCACATGATGCAGACTTCCCGGTTTTTAAAGCCGATATCACATCGGATGCTTCGGTCGAGTTGGCGCTTCACAAATTTCGCGACATGTTCGGGTCGCGCATCGCCAGCGTCATCCATCTCATCGCATTCTTTGACTTTTCCGGCGAAGACGACCCGCGTTATCAGTCCGTCAATGTAGAGGGTACCCGTCGTCTGCTGCGCTCGCTGCAAAAGTTCGACGTTGAGCAGTTCGTCTATGCAAGCACCATGCTCGTGCACGCACCTGGCAGCCCGGGAGAGCGCATCGACGAGGGCCAGCCGATTGATCCGCGCTGGGCATACCCGAAATCAAAAGCCGCGGCCGAAGAGGTGGTCCGCGCCGATCACGGACATATCCCATACGTCATTCTGCGGCTGGCAGGGGTTTACGACGAACGCACTATGGTGCCGACGATGGCCCAGCAAATGGCACGAATTTACGAGCACGACCTCCAGAGCTATTTCTATTCCGGCAGCACCCTCGTTGGCCAGGCGATGCTCCATCGCGAGGATATGGTCGACGCCTTCCAACGCACCGTCGAGCGCCGCACAGAGCTGCCGCCGGAAACCGAGATCCTGATCGGCGAGCCCGATGCGATTGGCTACGATGCTCTCCAGGACGAACTTGGCTATCACCTTCATGGCCAAGACGATTGGCCGACGTTGCGCTTGCCAAAATTCTTCGCCGCCGCCGGCGCGTGGATGCAGGGTAAGCTGGAGCCGGCGATACCGGATGTCATCGATCAGGGCGAGGAACCGTTTATCAAGCCGTTCATGGTCGGCATGGCCGACGACCACTACGCGCTCGACATTGGGCGCGCCCGCGACCTGCTCGGCTGGGAGCCTCGGCATCGGCTGACGGACGAACTGCCGCGCCTCGTTGCGACGCTCAAGGCCGACCCCGCCGGCTGGTATAAGGCCAATCGCGTTACGCCTCCGGCATGGTTTGGCGAAGCCGCTGGGGTCGGAAAAAACGCGGAGATCCTGAGGAAGGCGCGCAAGGCGCAGGTCAAGGCCGAGCACAGCGCCAACCGCTGGGCGCATTTCGTCAATATCGGCCTCGGCACATGGCTTCTGACTCAGCCGTCGCTGATAGACGTTTCCGAACCGCTTCTGCGCTGGAGCGAACCGGCACTCGGCGTCGCGCTCATCGTCTGCGCCACGATGGCGCTGTCCTGGCGCGCGCAGTGGGCGCGCTGGCTCTGCGCCGGCATCGGCGCCTTGGTCATGGCTGTGCCGTTCCTGTTCTCGACGATGAACGCCGCAGCGTATCTCTCCGACACACTGGTCGGAGCGCTGGTCTTCGGCTTTGCAGTCTGCACCAAGCCTGAGCCCGGCCCTTCGGCCGTGGCAGCGCTGACCGGTCCAGAAGTTCCACCAAGGTGGAGCTACAACCCCTCCGCGTGGACACAGCGCCTGCCCATCATCGTGCTGGCGCTCATCGGGCTCTACGTGTCGCGGTATCTCGCCGGTTACCAGCTTGGCCATATCTCGGGGGTATGGGACCCATTTTTCGCCGGCTCGTCGACTGATCCACAAAACGGCACCGAAGAGATCATCACGTCGTCGGTTTCGAAGGCCTGGCCCGTCTCCGATGCGGCCGTCGGCGGCTATACCTATCTGCTCGAGATTCTCACCGGCATCGTCGGTTCGCGCATGCGCTGGCGCACCATGCCGTGGCTGGTCGTGCTGTTCGGCCTGATGATCGCGCCGCTGGGCATCACCTCGATCGCCTTCATCATTATCCAGCCAATCGTCATCGGCACCTGGAGCACTATCGCGCTGGTTGGCGCAGCGGCAGTCCTTTTGCAGATCCCCTATTCGCTCGACGAACTGCTGGCGACGCTGCAATTCGTGCGTCGCCGTACCAAAGCCGGCCGGAACTGGCTGCGCGTACTCCTCTTTGGCGACACCGACGAGATGCTGGAGAGCGGAACGGCGCAACCAGTCAAGGACGAATTCGACCGCTCGCCGGGTATCGTGCTGAAGAGTATGGTCGGCGGCGGCGTCAGCCTGCCGTGGAATCTGGCTCTGTCCGCGCTCATCGGCCTGTCCTTGCTGCTCACGCGCCTGACGCTCGGAGCCGAAGGCGACATGGCGAATGCCGACCATGTGATCGGCGCACTTATTCTGACTGTGATTTCGGTCGCTGCCGCGGAAGTCGCCCGGCCGGCTCGATACCTGAACGTGCTCCTGGGAGGCGCACTGTTCATCACGCCATTCGTCTACGAAGGCAGCCTTGTTGGGAAGCTTGCAAGCATCGCAGCGGGGACCGCCTTGATCGTGCTCAGCGTTCGTTGCGGCCCAATCAGGGAGCGCTACGGCCACTGGAATCCTTACTGA